GCCCAATCCGTTAGCTGAAAAAGCTGCAGTAGAAGCTCTGTTTTGAGTGTCATCATCGTTGCTCGTGTCTGCTTTTCTAGTCCAGGTTTCTGCCGATGGATCAAATGCCCAGAAATCTGCAACAAGACTGTTGTTATTGGTTCCGAATCCTACGTAAGCAATCCCGTTAATAACGAAAGCTGCCCCGTCTCTTCTTTTAGATCCTCCTAAACTTACAATGCTGCTCCAGCTGGATGTTGCCTCGTCATATTTATAAAAATCTTTCAACTCACTTCCATCGTATCCTGTTCCTACAAAACCTTTACTTCCTACTCCAAAAGCTAAAGCTGCGTATCGACCAGTTCCAGGAAAATCTGCAATCTGCGCCCAAGAATTAGAAGAAGGATCGTATTTGTAAAAATCACTTAACTTGTTGAGACCATCGTATCCTGTCCCTACATAGCCATAAGAAGTGGTTGCGAAACCAACTGCAGAACTTCTTTTCACACCAGGGAAATCTGCTTTCTGAGTCCAGGAATTAGCATCCGGATTGTAGCTCCACAGATCATTATAATAATATTCGCCATCGTAACCTCCGGTTAAATATCCTTTGCCATTTACCACAAACGCAGAAGCATTGGAACGTGGTTTACCGTCTAAATCTGAAACCCTTACCCAATTTCCTACCAACTCATCATCATCATCATTTTTGCAACTTGATAATAAAAATATCCCTGCAAGAGCAAGGATTAAAACCGAAAGTCTTTTGTCCATTCTTATTTTTTGATGCAAATGAATTTCATTCTCAGGATATTTGAAAATTTTTTAGACGAACGTGCATTTTTTATCGTTAAACTCATTTATTGTTTCGATGCTTTTTGAATTTTAATTTAAAATCAAATTGGTCTATATAAAATCACGACTTGTCGAAAACTAACAGTGAAAGGAAGAAAAAATTTTAGCCCTAGCTTGCACGCCCGTATGTTTACAGAAAAAAATGTACAAATATGTCTTGTTGTGTGTTACAATTCTCCTTCTCTATTCCTGTGAAAGAGAAAGTAACACTTATGAAGTAGGAAACTCCTTGGTGTCTGCCCAGTCCAAAGTAGTTATGATAGATACGCTCACGCTGAAAATGTCAACTATAATGAAGGATTCTGTGATTACATCAGGGAAAAGCGCAATGTTGGTGGGGAATATCAAAGATAATACATTTGGAAAAGTAACGTCTGCTTCTCTTTTTGAACTCACGCCGTCCAGTTATTCTTTGGCGACAACGACCAATGTTGTTTTTGATTCTATAGTAATGTATCTAACGAATAATGATTTCTATTATGGAGATACGCTCAAAACCTTCAAGATGGATGTTCATCCGTTGGAGAATAGAATCAAACTTAATAATGGTTATCTTTATAATAACAGTTATTTCAAATATTCCTCTACTTCAATAGGAAGTGCAGAATTTCTTCCAAGACCTAATACAGACAGTAGTTTTGTTAAGATCAGGTTGGATCAATCTTACGGTCTTGGAATCTTTAATCTATTAAAAAGTAAGGATGCAAGCAGCCAGGAATATTTTCTTAATTTTTATAAAGGTTTAGCATTGGTTCCGTCTTCTGATAATAATGCAATGCTGCGTTTTGGGATTAATTCTTCTTATCAGGTTCAGATTAGTAAAACAACTAAAGAAAAAGTATCAAATACAGTCAGACTATATTATCATACAGCTTCAGTTAACGGAACAGAAGAAGTAAAATATACATTAGATATCAATCCGAGTACATCTTATTCCTACAACAAAATCCAAAGTGATTTTTCAGGTTCAGAATTGGCTAATCTAAGTCCTATAAATCCCATCGAAGCTAAAAATCTGGGAAATAAAACTTATCTGATGGCAGGAATTGGTGTTTATACTAAAGTTGAGATTCCTTATCTGAAAAGTCTGAAAAGCCTTTATAACAATTATAAAATTATCAGTGCCAATCTTGCTTTGAGTCCTGTTGCTGGATATTATTCTAAAAATTTTTATAACCCGAGCCCACTTTATTATTACCTCGGAGATAAAAAGAATAATATAGCTTCCACTTTTTTACAAACTGATGGAACTACAGAAATTCAAGTTAGCCTATCCGATGAAAGTGAGTTTCAAAATGATTATGGTTATAGTTTGGATATGCTCAGTTATGTCAATAATATCCTGTCAGAAACTTCAGATTCCAATTATAATGTTCTGATTTATCCATCTTCTTATCTGGATGTCCTCTCTGGTAAAGTCGTGTTTGGAAGCCAAAAGAACAATACCAATCCGGCAAAACTTAAACTTTATATGTTAGGTTATTAATTCAGAATTTTATGAATCAGAATATTAAAATATTGATGTTTCTTGCAATTATTGTTATGCAAAAAGCATTGGCACAAGAATCTTCTCCCTATTCTTATTTCGGCATTGGAACGATGAATAATGTAGATAATGCAAGGAATATTGCTTTAGGAAATACGGGTATTGCTTTAGAATCACCAGATTATATTAATTCAAAAAATCCGGCATCTATTACAACAATAGGGATGCAGAATGTGATTTTTGATGTCAGCGGTTTACTGAAAAGTAATACGATTTCCAGTAATCAAGGAAAAGACAGAAGAATTAACGGAAATTTTACCAATCTTGGTTTGGCTATGAGGATTAGCAATAGATTTTCTGTAGGAGCAGGTGTCCAGCCATCTACTTCTACAGAATATAAATTTGTTTCTACAATCCCAGTAGAAGGAACTTCTGGTACTTATCCCATTACTTATGAAGGAAGTGGCGGAATTACCAATCTCGGTGTTACTTTAGGTTATAAGATTGATAACAACTGGAGTATTGGAGGGAAAGCGAAGAATAATTTTGGAACTATTATCCGCAAAGAAATCATTACTACCAATTCTGAACTCGAAATTAGTCGGAATATAAGATATACTGGCTTTAGTTATGGTTTGGGAACTCAATTCAATAAATATTTTCAAAAAGAAAGACTTCAGTTGACTTTGGGAGCTATCATTAATTTCAAAAGTAATTTAAATGCAAAAGGAGAAGCTGTTTATACAGAAAACAGAGATTATAACAATAGTATCACAACAAAGTTAACTTCAAAAGATTCTACACTTCCTCTAGAAATGGGAGTTGGAGTAAGTATTTTGAAAAACGACAGATATAGATTCAGTTTTGATTTTACGCAGAGCAATTGGAATGAAGTTAAAAACACAGTTACAAACGAAAAATACTACAGGCAGCAAGTCTATGGTTTAGGTTTTGAGCTTCTTCCGCAAAGAAAAAACAGTCAGATTCTTTCAGAGAATTTAATTTATCGAGTTGGACTCAATTACGACACAGGGTATTTTAAAGTTAATAACCGTGAAATCAATAAAATGGAAGCAATGGTTGGATTAGGAATTCCGATGAACAAAATCATTTTGAATGTAGGATATGGCTATGGCAAACGAGGCATTTTTACTAATGCAGCCATAAAAGAGAATTATCATAGTTTAAATCTTAGTATAGATTTTCTAGACAAATGGTTTGCGAAAAGATATATTAATTAAGACAAGATATATCCATTTAAAAACAAAAACTCCATTGTAATCAATGGAGTTTTTGTTTGCCAATAGTGCTTTAATCTTTTAGACCTGTTTTTTTAAAGATAAAAACAGCACAGACAATTTGAAAATTAATTTATCAATACAATATCTTCTTCTGAAATACAACATTGATGTGGAATGAATGCCGCAAAAGAGTACTTATTTTGGCTTGTTTTTTATGAACTCAAAAATGTTATTTTACAAATTAAGAATATTGTAAATCAGAATTTTATTGAATTTTAGTGTAGAATTATATCAGAAAAAATTCTATACTTTTTTCGCATAAGGAAATTCATAATTATATTTTTGAGAGACAAATCAGTGCTAACACGGCATAATAAAAATATAATTAAAGAAATTATCTATGAGTCTGCGACCTCTCTTTCCTATGAAATATAATGTTTTTTCTTGGGCAAGACAGCCTCACCAACCAAAATTAGGACTCAAATTTTCCCTCTTTTTCTTCTTCGTTTTTCTTTCATTTTTTACAACCAAAGCCCAAAGTATAAGTCCAGAAAATAGAGATTGCATTAAGTTAATATGTAAGACTTTTTCTATCATTAATTATAAAAGTGAATTGGGTAGTGAAGCTTTGAAGGAACTCACAAATATTTCAAAATTTGATCATAATAGCAGTATAAAAAAAGTAACTGTCCAAATTCCGACTCAGCAGATTATAAAAGATAATGACACGAACTCAAAAAAGACAATCACAAAATTAGTTTACACTGCAATAGGGATTCTTGCGTTGGGGGCAATTTTATTTTTTATTTATCGTAAAAGGAACAATTCTTTATTACATACAAAATACAAAGGTCTTTTAGATAAAATTCAGATTCAACAAAAAACTGAAATTCCAGATCTATCAGACGTTCAGGATGAAAATATTCCAAAAGAACAATCCAGTAATATTGCAGATGAGACTTTTAATGCAATTTTAAAAAAGATAATCAAGTTTGAAAATTCTGATAAATATCTAAAGAAAGATATCAACCTAACTTGGCTTTCCAACCATTTGAATACAAATACCAAATATTTATCAGAAGTTATAAAAGTCCATCGAAATAAAAGCTTCAATAACTATATCAATGGGCTTAGAATAGAGTATATCACCAGACAATTGTACGAAAATCCAGTTTACAGAGAATATAAAATCACTTATCTCGCCGAAGAATGCGGCTATGCGTCGCCGCAGGTTTTTGTGATTGCGTTTAAAAGGGAAACGGGCGTTACGCCATCTTATTTTATAGAGCAATTGAAAGATCAGTCAAACGAAAATTATCAGGAATCGATATCATAAAAAAACACTCTTCGTTGGAAGATTGTTTTTTTTGTGGAGTTGGAGGAATATGAACTATATTTCAGTGGCGATTTTCCCAGAATGCGAATTGAAATTATTGGTCAATTTCAGTAGGTTTTCAATCTTGATAAACAGTGTTCGTAGTTCTATTTAGCATAAACTTTTTAAGGTTATAAAAGAATTTCAGTAGCTTACTTTCTAAAATTTTTACAAGCAAAAATATTATGCCTGATGCGTAAAGGCTTTTTTTTTAAATATTGTGATGCTGACAAATGTTTTCCTGACTTCTCAAATGATGGTTTCACGATAATAGGTCAAATTCAATTTATATCAGCTAAGAATTATATTAAGTTCATCATTCTCCAAATGTATGTATGTATGTATGTATGTATGTATGTATGTATGTATGTATGTATGTATGTATGTTAGAGAACATATTAATTTTATATCTTTTTTGAAATCGAGGGAAAAAAAATTAAAGATTATTTGGGCCAATTCTTAAACAATAAATTGGAGGTAACTGGCGTGGAGAAAGAAATGTTTTATCGTATTACCTTGTGATAATATAATGTTCATAAAACATTATTTATGTTAAATTAACATTAATAGTTTGTAATAATTCAAGTATTATATAAGAAAATTGAATTTATCAAAATTCTTTATTAACTTTAACACAAATAATTAACCAATATGAAAACTTTTTTAACAGCATTTTTACTGTGGACATTCCATTTTAATTGTACAGCTCAATGGGTAGAACTGAATGTGGGTAACGTGAGTGCAACGTTTACGGATGTTTATGCCATAACACCAGATATTGTGGTGGTTGTAGGCTCCAATGGAACTATTCTCAAAACGACGGACGGTGGCACAACGTGGCAACAGAAAACCTCTGGGACTAACCGATATTTACAAAAGATTCGTTTCTCTAATTCCAATATAGGATATATCATTGGCGACCAGGGGACTCTCTTAAAAACAACAGATGGAGGCGAAAGCTGGACTTCTATTAACACAGGTTACTCAGAGTATTTTGCATCCCTATCTCCTGTAGGTGATAATGTGGTATATATCGCTTATGAAGAACATCTACTGAAAAGTGAAGATGGTGGAATAACTTGGCAAAATTATCCTTTGGATTTTTATATTGGTGACATACAGTTTT
The genomic region above belongs to Epilithonimonas zeae and contains:
- a CDS encoding OmpP1/FadL family transporter → MNQNIKILMFLAIIVMQKALAQESSPYSYFGIGTMNNVDNARNIALGNTGIALESPDYINSKNPASITTIGMQNVIFDVSGLLKSNTISSNQGKDRRINGNFTNLGLAMRISNRFSVGAGVQPSTSTEYKFVSTIPVEGTSGTYPITYEGSGGITNLGVTLGYKIDNNWSIGGKAKNNFGTIIRKEIITTNSELEISRNIRYTGFSYGLGTQFNKYFQKERLQLTLGAIINFKSNLNAKGEAVYTENRDYNNSITTKLTSKDSTLPLEMGVGVSILKNDRYRFSFDFTQSNWNEVKNTVTNEKYYRQQVYGLGFELLPQRKNSQILSENLIYRVGLNYDTGYFKVNNREINKMEAMVGLGIPMNKIILNVGYGYGKRGIFTNAAIKENYHSLNLSIDFLDKWFAKRYIN
- a CDS encoding Kelch repeat-containing protein, which codes for MDKRLSVLILALAGIFLLSSCKNDDDDELVGNWVRVSDLDGKPRSNASAFVVNGKGYLTGGYDGEYYYNDLWSYNPDANSWTQKADFPGVKRSSAVGFATTSYGYVGTGYDGLNKLSDFYKYDPSSNSWAQIADFPGTGRYAALAFGVGSKGFVGTGYDGSELKDFYKYDEATSSWSSIVSLGGSKRRDGAAFVINGIAYVGFGTNNNSLVADFWAFDPSAETWTRKADTSNDDDTQNRASTAAFSANGLGYVSTGSVSGVTSSTWEYNPSTDDWTERSAFEGSSRESACAFSFGTYGYVLTGNSGSSYFDDIWVLHPNETQNDDD
- a CDS encoding helix-turn-helix domain-containing protein, with the protein product MKYNVFSWARQPHQPKLGLKFSLFFFFVFLSFFTTKAQSISPENRDCIKLICKTFSIINYKSELGSEALKELTNISKFDHNSSIKKVTVQIPTQQIIKDNDTNSKKTITKLVYTAIGILALGAILFFIYRKRNNSLLHTKYKGLLDKIQIQQKTEIPDLSDVQDENIPKEQSSNIADETFNAILKKIIKFENSDKYLKKDINLTWLSNHLNTNTKYLSEVIKVHRNKSFNNYINGLRIEYITRQLYENPVYREYKITYLAEECGYASPQVFVIAFKRETGVTPSYFIEQLKDQSNENYQESIS
- a CDS encoding DUF4270 family protein, with amino-acid sequence MYKYVLLCVTILLLYSCERESNTYEVGNSLVSAQSKVVMIDTLTLKMSTIMKDSVITSGKSAMLVGNIKDNTFGKVTSASLFELTPSSYSLATTTNVVFDSIVMYLTNNDFYYGDTLKTFKMDVHPLENRIKLNNGYLYNNSYFKYSSTSIGSAEFLPRPNTDSSFVKIRLDQSYGLGIFNLLKSKDASSQEYFLNFYKGLALVPSSDNNAMLRFGINSSYQVQISKTTKEKVSNTVRLYYHTASVNGTEEVKYTLDINPSTSYSYNKIQSDFSGSELANLSPINPIEAKNLGNKTYLMAGIGVYTKVEIPYLKSLKSLYNNYKIISANLALSPVAGYYSKNFYNPSPLYYYLGDKKNNIASTFLQTDGTTEIQVSLSDESEFQNDYGYSLDMLSYVNNILSETSDSNYNVLIYPSSYLDVLSGKVVFGSQKNNTNPAKLKLYMLGY